One Elaeis guineensis isolate ETL-2024a chromosome 10, EG11, whole genome shotgun sequence genomic window carries:
- the LOC105052210 gene encoding dof zinc finger protein DOF5.1 encodes MVFSSVPVYLDPPNWNQQQAHQPPSASGGGSGEVHQLPPVLASPGPHEVGMAAGLVRPGSMAERARLAKIPQPEPALKCPRCDSTNTKFCYFNNYSLSQPRHFCKTCRRYWTRGGALRNVPVGGGCRRNKRTKSSGSSSKSSNTAANADRQVAGITSSSSPSTATSGGGAILPHIPPPTQFPFMSSLHHTLADYSGASNLGLSFTGIQPIEQVDYQVGSTSSIGLDHWRLQQIQQFPFLGGLEPPPPPPAQPVPGIYPFDGEGGGQGFAGQVLPKVSGSALITQLASVKMEDSSQGLNLPRQYLGVPGNDQYWGGGGGGGGASSGSGGGSAGWMGELSGFNSSSSGNIL; translated from the exons ATGGTTTTTTCCTCAGTTCCAGTCTATCTTGATCCCCCCAACTGGAACCAG CAACAAGCACATCAGCCTCCAAGCGCTAGCGGTGGAGGTAGTGGCGAGGTCCACCAGCTCCCTCCGGTGTTGGCCTCGCCGGGTCCTCATGAGGTCGGGATGGCGGCAGGATTGGTGAGGCCCGGCTCAATGGCGGAGAGAGCTCGCCTTGCCAAGATCCCTCAGCCCGAGCCGGCACTCAAGTGCCCGCGCTGCGACTCCACCAACACCAAGTTCTGCTACTTCAACAACTACTCCCTGTCGCAGCCTCGCCACTTCTGCAAGACCTGCCGTCGCTACTGGACACGCGGCGGCGCCCTCCGCAATGTCCCCGTGGGCGGTGGTTGCCGCCGCAACAAGCGGACCAAGTCTTCCGGAAGCTCCTCCAAATCCTCCAACACTGCTGCCAACGCTGATCGGCAGGTGGCCGGCATCacatcctcctcctccccctccacgGCCACAAGCGGCGGTGGTGCAATTCTTCCCCACATCCCCCCACCAACCCAGTTTCCCTTCATGTCCTCCTTGCACCACACTTTGGCTGACTATAGCGGTGCCTCCAATCTGGGCCTGAGCTTCACTGGAATCCAGCCCATCGAGCAGGTGGACTATCAGGTGGGGAGCACCTCAAGCATCGGGCTCGACCACTGGAGGCTGCAGCAGATCCAGCAGTTCCCTTTCCTTGGAGGACTGGAGCCCCCTCCGCCGCCACCGGCGCAACCAGTGCCCGGAATCTACCCTTTCGATGGAGAAGGTGGGGGCCAGGGGTTTGCCGGTCAGGTCCTTCCAAAGGTGTCAGGCTCCGCGCTTATTACGCAACTGGCATCGGTGAAGATGGAGGACAGCTCTCAGGGGCTCAATTTGCCCAGACAGTATTTGGGTGTCCCCGGAAATGATCAGTACTGGGGTGgtggtggcggcggcggcggcgccaGCTCTGGCAGTGGCGGTGGCAGTGCGGGGTGGATGGGAGAACTCTCAGGCTTTAACTCTTCTTCTTCGGGCAATATCTTGTAA